Genomic segment of Streptomyces sp. NA02950:
GCCAGCTGGAGAAGATCGACGGCTTTGTGCGCCGCGCCCTGGACGCGGGGGCCCGCGCGGTGGTCGGCGGCGGACCCCGCACCGGACTCGACGGCCTCTACTACCGGCCGACGCTGCTCACCGATGTCGCCCAGGACTCCGAGATCGTCCAGGAGGAGGTGTTCGGGCCGGTGCTGACCCTCCAGACCTTCGACACCGAGGAGGAGGCTGTCACCCTCGCCAACGACACCCGCTTCGGCCTCGCCGCCACCCTCGCCACCGGCGATCGCGCACGGGCCGAGCGGGTGGCCGACCGGCTCGTCGCGGGCACCGTCTGGGTCAACTGCTTCTTCGTCCGCGACCTCCAGGCACCCTTCGGCGGCTCCCGCAGCTCCGGTATCGGCCGCGAGGGCGGCACCTGGAGCTTCGACTTCTACTGCGACCTCAAGAACACCGTCACCGCCCCGAAGGGATGGCAGAGCCATGGGTGAGATCGCCGGGGCGGGGCTGCTCGCCCATGTGCCGACCATCGTGCTCCCGAAGGAGGACCGGCTGCGGCTGAACGAGGGCCGGGAGATCACCCTCGTCACCGGGCTCGAACAGCTCCGCAGCGAGGTGTTCGAGCGTGATGACTACGACACCGTGGTGGTCCTCGACTCCCACTGGGCCACCACCGTGGAGTTCGTGGTCACCGCCCAGCCGCGCCGCGCGGGCCTGTTCACCTCCGAGGAACTGCCGCGCGGGATGTGCCGGATGCCCTACGACTTCCCCGGCGACCCCGAACTCGCCCACAACGTGGCCCGGTTCGCCGAGAAGCACGGCACCTGGATCACCGCCATCGACGATCCGTATCTGCCGGTCTACTACGCCACCATCAATCTGTGGACGTTCCTGGGCGCGGGCCTGCCGGACAAGCGCTGGGTGTCCATCGGCGTCTGCCAGACCGGCGACATGGAGGACCATCTGCGGCTCGGCCGGGCCCTGGCCGACGGTATCGCCGCCACCCCCGGCCGCCGGGTGCTGCTGATCGCCTCCGGCGCTCTCTCGCACACCTTCTGGCCGCTGCGCGAACTGCGCGACCACGAGTCCAGCGACCCCGCGCACATCTTCACCCCCGAGGCCCGCGCCGCCGACGAACGGCGCATCGCGTGGTTCAAGGAGGGCCGCCACGACGAGGTGCTGCGCACCATGCCGGAGTTCTGGGCCCACAGGCCCGAGGCCCGCTTCTCCCACTACTTCATGATGGCCGGAGCCCTCGGCGGGGCGGAGTGCACCGCCACCGCCCGCCAGTACGGCGCCTACGAGAACTCCATCGGCACCGGCCAGGCCCATCTCTGGTTCGACCGTCCCGCCGCCGGCTGGACCGCGCCCCGCACCGTGACACAGGAGTCCGCCCATGCCTGAGTACCGCCGTGTCCTCCTCGACGGCGCCGCCGTCCAGGCCGTCCGCGACGGCGAGGAACTGGTCGCCGGGGACGGCCGGCGGGTCAAGGCCGAGGAGGCACACCATCTGCCGCCCGTGGTGCCCACCAAGGTGATCGCCGTCCATCTCAACCACCGCAGCCGGGTGGAGGAGTTCCAGGTGTCGCTGGCCCCGGCCCCCACCTACTTCCACAAGCCCACCTCGGCGCTCAACGCCCACCGGGGCGCGGTGGTCCGTCCCGAGGGCTGCAAGTGGCTCAACTACGAGGGCGAGGTGGCCATCGTCATCGGCGGGACCTGCCGCAATGTCTCCCCGGACGAGGCGGGTGAGTACATCGCCGGATACACCGTGGCCAACGACTACGGTCTGCACGACTTCCGGGACACCGACGCCGGATCCATGCTGCGCGTCAAGGGTGCGGACACGCTGTGCCCGCTCGGCCCGGGGCTGGTCACCGACTGGGACTTCCGCGGCAAGTATCTGCGCACCTATGTCAACGGGCGTGTCGTGCAGGACGGTTCGACCGACGAGATGGAGTGGGACATGCACTACCTCGTGGCCGACATCGCCCGCACCATCACCCTCCACCCCGGCGATGTGCTGCTCTCCGGCACCCCGGCGGGCTCCCGCCCGGTGCGGCCCGGCGATGTGGTCGAGGTCGAGGTGGAGGGCCTGGGCAGGCTCAGCAACCACATCGTGGCCGGGCCCACCCCGATCCGCACCGACGTCGGCGCCCAGCCCACGGAGTCGGAGGAGGTACTGTCCACCGCCCTCGGCGGCGACTGGGAGTACCGCGGTATCCGGCCGCCGCGGCGTGGCTGAGCCGTACCGGGGCGCCGCCCGGCCGCTTCCGGCCGGGTGGCGAGTAGGGTCGCGGGCATGACCGAATCCGCCGGGACGGCCGGAAGCGGCGAGGCGGCCGGGAACGGCGGGAAGTCCGGGTCCGCGGCCGGTGGCGGCAGGCCCCGCAGACGGGTGTCCTACGGGGCGGGCCGCGAAGCGCTGCTGGCCGCCGCCGTGCGGGTGGTGGCCCGCCGCGGTCTGCGCCACCTCACCTATCGCGCGGTGGCGGAGGAGGCCGGGGTGACCCACGGTCTGGTCGTGCACCACTTCGGTTCGCGTGACGCGCTGATCGAACAGGCGCTGGCCCACTCCGTACGCACCAGTCTCAGCGTCAGCGCGGTCGAACCCGGGACCGGCCGGGCCACCGACTTCGCCACCGGTCTGTCGGCGATGGTGACGGGCGACCCGGACGCCCAGGCGTTCCAGTACGAGCTGCTGCTCGAATCGCGGCGCAGGCCGGAGCTGCTGCCCCGGCTCCGCGCGCTGTACGAGGAGTACTTCGACGCGGCCCAGCGCGAGCTGTCCCGGATGCTGCCCGCGGGTGCGAACCGGGCGCTGGCCCGGCTGGTCTTCGCGGCGCTGGACGGCCTGGTGCTGCACCAGCTGGTGCTGGGCGGCGCGGAGCACACCGATGCCGCGCTGGAGGAGCTGCGTTCCCTGCTGCGAGCCCTGACGGCGGACACCGGCCCGGACGCGGACATCGACCCCGGCGCGCGCACCGGCCCCGACACGGACGCCGGTACCGCCGACGACGACTGACGGACGTCCGCCGGGGGAGATCCGGTGGTCCCGCCCCTTGCCAAACGTGTCCGTTCGGCACACCATGAGGCAACTCGTTTGGCTCAAAACGAAAGCTCGCTCCTCTCCCCGGACAGGTGATCCGCGTGGACAGTCAAACGGTCGCCAGAAGCCAGACCGTGCAGGACACCCCCCGTACCGCCCAGCTCAAGCCCAACGCCCTCGGCGTCCTGGGCATCCTCTTCTTCGTCCTCTCCGCCCAGGCCCCGCTCACCGGTATCGCCGGAGCCGTCCCCATCGCCATCGCGCTCGGCAGCGGACCGGGCGCCCCGGCCGCGTACACCGTGGCGGGCGCCGTGATCCTGCTGTTCTCGGTCGGCTTCGTCGCCATGGGGCGCCATGTCGTGGACGCGGGCGCCTTCTACACCTACATCGGCAAGGGCCTCGGTCGGACCGCGGGCAGCGGCAGCGCGGCGGTCGCGCTGCTCGCGTACTGCACCGTGCAGGCCGCCATGTACGGGCTCTACGGCGCCACCATGAGCGCCCTGATGGCCCACCACACCGGGGTGGACCAGCCGTGGTGGGTGTGGGCGCTGGTCACCATGGCCGTCGTCCAGGCGCTCGGCGCGGTCGGGATCGAGGTGGGCGCCAAGGTGCTCGCCGTGTTCGTCCTGGCGGAGTTCAGCATCCTGCTCGCCTTCGGTGTGGTCACCTTCGTCCAGGGCGGCGGCCCCGAGGGACTCGCCTTCACCCGGTCCTTCTCACCGGACGCGGTCCTCCAGGGCGCGCCGGGGGTGGCGCTGATGTTCGCCGTGGCGTCGATGTTCGGCTTCGAGGCCACCGCCATCTACGGCGAGGAGGCCCGTGAGCCGCGCACCACCGTCCCGCGCGCCACCTATCTGTCGGTCGCCGTCGTCACCGGTTTCTTCGCCTTCACCTCATGGATGCTGGTCTCCTCCTACGGACCCTCGAAGGCCACCGGCGCCGCCGGGAAGGCGCTGGCAGGGGGCGACTCCACGGTGTTCGTCTTCGCGCCCGTCGCCGACCGGTTCGGCACCTGGGCCGGCGATGTGCTGCCGATCCTGCTCGCCACCTCCCTCTTCGCGGGCATCCTCGCCTTCCACAACTCCGCCAACCGCTATCTGTTCTCGCTCGGCCGCGAAGGACTGCTGCCCGCGCGGCTCAGCGCGCTCAACCGCCGCCACGCGCCCTGGGCGGCCGGTGCCGTACAGACCCTGGTCGCGGTGGCTTTGGTGGTGCCGTTCGCGCTGACCGGCAAGGACCCGGTGCTGTCCCTGTTCTCCTGGTTCAGCGGGGTGGGGGTGCTGGGCATCATGCTGCTCTACTTCCTGACCTCCGTCTCCGTGATCGTCTTCTTCCGCCGGGAACGGCTGGACCCCCGGCCCTGGAACACCCTGATCGCACCCGCCCTGGGCGCGCTCGGCATCGCCGGTGCCATCTGGCTGATCCTCGCCAACTTCACCACCCTCATCGGCGGCGACAGGACCACTGCCGGCTGGCTCGCGCTCACCGTCCCGGCGGTGCTGGTGCTGGGCGCCGCGGCGGCCCGCCTCACCCGCCGTCCCACCGCCTGAGCCGCACCCGGTGAACGGCCCCGGACGCCACTCGACGAGACGCCACCCAACGAGAGGACACCATGCCGGACCTCACCCATGAGGAGTGGCAGCGCCGCGCCGCGGCGCTGCCCGCCGCACTGCCCGTCCACCACCACATCGACGGTGTGTCAGAGCCCGGGGCGGGAGCCGCGTTCGCGGTGGTCTCGCCCCGCGACGGCGCGGTGCTGACGAAGGTGGCCGACGCCGGGCCGGAGGAGGTGGACCTCGCGGTGGCCGCCGCCCGCCGGGCGTTCGACACCGGACCCTGGCCACGTCTCTCCCCGGCCGAGCGCGGACGGGTGCTGGTACGGATCGCCGGGCTGCTGGAGGAGCGGCGGGAGGCCCTCGCCCTCATCATCAGCCTGGAGATGGGCAAACCCGTCACCGATGCCCATGACATCGAACTGCGCGCCGCCATCAGCACCTTCCGCTGGTACGGGGAACTCGCCGACAAGCTGGCCGACGCCTCCCCGCACACCGCGCCCGACGCGCTGGCCCTGGTCACCCGGGAGCCGACGGGGGTGGTCGGCGCCGTCGTGCCCTGGAACTTCCCGCTGACCCTCGCCGCATGGAAGGTGGCACCCGCCCTGGCCGCGGGCTGCACGGTCGTCCTCAAACCGTCGGAGTGCTCACCGCTGTCCGCGCTGCGCTTGAGCGAACTGGCCACCGAGG
This window contains:
- a CDS encoding 3,4-dihydroxyphenylacetate 2,3-dioxygenase, which encodes MGEIAGAGLLAHVPTIVLPKEDRLRLNEGREITLVTGLEQLRSEVFERDDYDTVVVLDSHWATTVEFVVTAQPRRAGLFTSEELPRGMCRMPYDFPGDPELAHNVARFAEKHGTWITAIDDPYLPVYYATINLWTFLGAGLPDKRWVSIGVCQTGDMEDHLRLGRALADGIAATPGRRVLLIASGALSHTFWPLRELRDHESSDPAHIFTPEARAADERRIAWFKEGRHDEVLRTMPEFWAHRPEARFSHYFMMAGALGGAECTATARQYGAYENSIGTGQAHLWFDRPAAGWTAPRTVTQESAHA
- a CDS encoding fumarylacetoacetate hydrolase family protein yields the protein MPEYRRVLLDGAAVQAVRDGEELVAGDGRRVKAEEAHHLPPVVPTKVIAVHLNHRSRVEEFQVSLAPAPTYFHKPTSALNAHRGAVVRPEGCKWLNYEGEVAIVIGGTCRNVSPDEAGEYIAGYTVANDYGLHDFRDTDAGSMLRVKGADTLCPLGPGLVTDWDFRGKYLRTYVNGRVVQDGSTDEMEWDMHYLVADIARTITLHPGDVLLSGTPAGSRPVRPGDVVEVEVEGLGRLSNHIVAGPTPIRTDVGAQPTESEEVLSTALGGDWEYRGIRPPRRG
- a CDS encoding TetR/AcrR family transcriptional regulator — translated: MTESAGTAGSGEAAGNGGKSGSAAGGGRPRRRVSYGAGREALLAAAVRVVARRGLRHLTYRAVAEEAGVTHGLVVHHFGSRDALIEQALAHSVRTSLSVSAVEPGTGRATDFATGLSAMVTGDPDAQAFQYELLLESRRRPELLPRLRALYEEYFDAAQRELSRMLPAGANRALARLVFAALDGLVLHQLVLGGAEHTDAALEELRSLLRALTADTGPDADIDPGARTGPDTDAGTADDD
- a CDS encoding APC family permease gives rise to the protein MDSQTVARSQTVQDTPRTAQLKPNALGVLGILFFVLSAQAPLTGIAGAVPIAIALGSGPGAPAAYTVAGAVILLFSVGFVAMGRHVVDAGAFYTYIGKGLGRTAGSGSAAVALLAYCTVQAAMYGLYGATMSALMAHHTGVDQPWWVWALVTMAVVQALGAVGIEVGAKVLAVFVLAEFSILLAFGVVTFVQGGGPEGLAFTRSFSPDAVLQGAPGVALMFAVASMFGFEATAIYGEEAREPRTTVPRATYLSVAVVTGFFAFTSWMLVSSYGPSKATGAAGKALAGGDSTVFVFAPVADRFGTWAGDVLPILLATSLFAGILAFHNSANRYLFSLGREGLLPARLSALNRRHAPWAAGAVQTLVAVALVVPFALTGKDPVLSLFSWFSGVGVLGIMLLYFLTSVSVIVFFRRERLDPRPWNTLIAPALGALGIAGAIWLILANFTTLIGGDRTTAGWLALTVPAVLVLGAAAARLTRRPTA